A single window of Alosa alosa isolate M-15738 ecotype Scorff River chromosome 11, AALO_Geno_1.1, whole genome shotgun sequence DNA harbors:
- the LOC125303968 gene encoding calphotin-like isoform X11 has product MMGESLRSKGMMEASHFCFVAAQIQLGTLYKVPLKVEIDPDQRTPLVLEATKVPLAFKKEVTAAKAEDPTLADMEASVPISAGPAQVPIPAPMTITVPFGKVKQSYADHYHLNNETGQCIKTTLSAQEVKAVSPAPDVEAAQSQSLIEQKLLKPAADSVTGTPSLRGVNTVDLGKMKAVSPPVTAAFTKDDAPSFKEMMVATAEVPPLADMEASVPISAGPAQVPIPAPMTITVPLGKVKQSYADHCHLNNETGQCIKTTLSAQEVKAVSPAPDVEAAQSQPLIEQKLLEPAADSVTGTPSLRGVNTVDPGKMEAVSPPVTAASTKDDAPSFKQEVTVATAEVPPLADMEASVPISAGPAQVPIPAPMTITVPLGKVKQSYADHYHLNNETGQCIKTTLSAQEVKAVSPAPDVEAAQSQPLIEQKLLEPAADSVTGTPSLRGVNTVDPGKMEAVSPPVTAASTKDDAPSFKQERAATAEDPPLADMEASMPASAGPAQVPIPAPMTITVPLGKVKQSYADHYHLNRPRGRYVDVFATSELTVQVAPPNMLDLMAPMAIPDLIEDQDETKQCIKTTLSAQEVKAVSPAPDVEAAQSQPLIEQKLLEPAADSVTGTPSLRGVNTVDPGKMEAVSPPVTAASTKDDAPSFKQEETAANAEDPPLADMEAPQLQTLIDPLPVNTPKQPHVGPGSMKTVSPQVKTACTKNDEPSFKRYCRGWLSWIIPRKKEAHLPDDKNKSIFWDESKQKWVDRNEPEEKTKAVPPPPMGPPLMPPRNTGSPTGSGGPSTALPTNGPPVNMFRRIGNKNRYVDIMKPSGDNTKPVESFVSPSMLTLWTPVVKTNIFNPAQVCSGDMVESVTQLCPPLAELSRPPTETETVHDPA; this is encoded by the exons ATGATGGGAGAAAGCTTGA GATCGAAGGGCATGATGGAAGCAtcccatttttgttttgtggcTGCTCAGATCCAGCTGGGCACACTATATAAAGTGCCATTAAAAGTTGAAATTGACCCTGACCAAAG AACTCCTCTTGTTCTAGAAGCAACGAAGGTTCCACTAGCTTTCAAG AAGGAGGTGACGGCGGCAAAAGCCGAAGATCCTACTCTCGCTGACATGGAGGCTTCAGTGCCTATCTCTGCAGGGCCAGCACAAGTGCCCATCCCAGCACCAATGACCATTACCGTCCCATTCGGAAAAGTGAAGCAGTCATATGCTGACCACTATCATCTGaata ATGAGACTGGACAGTGCATAAAAACGACTCTGTCTGCTCAG GAGGTGAAAgctgtctctcctgctcctgaTGTGGAGGCTGCCCAGTCACAGTCTCTGATAGAGCAGAAGCTTCTGAAACCAGCTGCTGATAGTGTCACTGGCACTCCATCACTCAGAGGAGTGAACACTGTGGATCTTGGCAAGATGAAGGCAGTGAGTCCTCCAGTAACAGCTGCCTTCACTAAGGATGACGCACCATCCTTTAAG GAGATGATGGTGGCAACTGCTGAAGTTCCTCCTCTCGCTGACATGGAGGCTTCAGTGCCCATCTCTGCAGGGCCAGCACAAGTGCCCATCCCAGCACCAATGACCATTACCGTCCCATTGGGAAAAGTGAAGCAGTCATATGCTGACCACTGTCATCTGaata ATGAGACTGGACAGTGCATAAAAACGACTCTGTCTGCTCAG GAGGTGAAGgctgtctctcctgctcctgaTGTGGAGGCTGCTCAATCACAGCCTCTGATAGAGCAGAAGCTTCTGGAACCAGCTGCTGATAGTGTCACTGGCACTCCATCACTCAGAGGAGTGAACACTGTGGATCCTGGCAAGATGGAGGCAGTGAGTCCTCCAGTAACAGCTGCCTCCACTAAGGATGATGCACCATCCTTTAAG CAGGAGGTGACGGTGGCAACTGCTGAAGTTCCTCCTCTCGCTGACATGGAGGCTTCAGTGCCCATCTCTGCAGGGCCAGCACAAGTGCCCATCCCAGCACCAATGACCATTACCGTCCCATTGGGAAAAGTGAAGCAGTCATATGCTGACCACTATCATCTGaata ATGAGACTGGACAGTGCATAAAAACGACTCTGTCTGCTCAG GAGGTGAAGgctgtctctcctgctcctgaTGTGGAGGCTGCTCAGTCACAGCCTCTGATAGAGCAGAAGCTTCTGGAACCAGCTGCTGATAGTGTCACTGGCACTCCATCACTCAGAGGAGTGAACACCGTGGATCCTGGGAAGATGGAGGCAGTGAGTCCTCCAGTAACAGCTGCCTCCACTAAGGATGACGCACCATCCTTTAAG caggagagagcagcAACAGCCGAAGATCCTCCTCTCGCTGACATGGAGGCTTCAATGCCCGCCTCTGCAGGGCCAGCACAAGTGCCCATCCCAGCACCAATGACCATTACCGTCCCATTGGGAAAAGTGAAGCAGTCATATGCTGACCACTATCATCTGaata GGCCCAGGGGGAGGTATGTGGATGTATTTGCAACATCAGAGCTGACAGTGCAAGTCGCCCCACCCAACATGCTGGACCTCATGGCACCAATGGCCATTCCTGACCTCATAGAAGATCAAG ATGAGACTAAGCAGTGCATAAAAACGACTCTGTCTGCTCAG GAGGTGAAGgctgtctctcctgctcctgaTGTGGAGGCTGCTCAATCACAGCCTCTGATAGAGCAGAAGCTTCTGGAACCAGCTGCTGATAGTGTCACTGGCACTCCATCACTCAGAGGAGTGAACACTGTGGATCCTGGCAAGATGGAGGCAGTGAGTCCTCCAGTAACAGCTGCTTCCACCAAGGATGATGCACCATCCTTTAAG CAGGAGGAGACAGCAGCAAATGCCGAAGATCCTCCTCTCGCTGACATGGAGGCTCCACAGTTACAGACTCTCATTGATCCGTTGCCGGTGAATACTCCGAAGCAGCCTCATGTTGGTCCTGGCAGCATGAAGACAGTGAGTCCTCAAGTGAAGACTGCTTGCACCAAGAATGACGAACCATCCTTTAAG AGATATTGTAGGGGCTGGCTCTCGTGGATAATTCCTCGAAAGAAAGAAGCTCATCTCCCTGATGACAAAAACAAATCT ATTTTTTGGGATGAGTCTAAACAAAAATGGGTGGATCGGAATGAACCAGAGGAAAAG ACCAAAGCcgtcccaccaccacccatgggCCCTCCACTGATGCCCCCCAGGAACACAGGCAGTCCAACAGGAAGTGGTGGTCCATCTACTGCACTCCCCACCAATGGACCACCAGTCAACATGTTCCGAAGAATTG GAAATAAGAACCGATATGTTGACATCATGAAACCAAGTGGAGACAACACTAAGCCTGTGGAGTCTTTCGTTTCACCAAGCATGCTGACCCTGTGGACTCCTGTGGTCAAGACAAATATATTCAACCCAGCTCAAG TGTGTTCAGGGGATATGGTTGAAAGCGTTACACAGCTTTGTCCACCTTTGGCTGAGCTCTCAAGACCCCCTACTGAGACTGAG ACTGTGCATGACCCTGCTTAG
- the LOC125303968 gene encoding calphotin-like isoform X10, whose protein sequence is MMGESLRSKGMMEASHFCFVAAQIQLGTLYKVPLKVEIDPDQRTPLVLEATKVPLAFKKEVTAAKAEDPTLADMEASVPISAGPAQVPIPAPMTITVPFGKVKQSYADHYHLNNETGQCIKTTLSAQEVKAVSPAPDVEAAQSQSLIEQKLLKPAADSVTGTPSLRGVNTVDLGKMKAVSPPVTAAFTKDDAPSFKQEMMVATAEVPPLADMEASVPISAGPAQVPIPAPMTITVPLGKVKQSYADHCHLNNETGQCIKTTLSAQEVKAVSPAPDVEAAQSQPLIEQKLLEPAADSVTGTPSLRGVNTVDPGKMEAVSPPVTAASTKDDAPSFKQEVTVATAEVPPLADMEASVPISAGPAQVPIPAPMTITVPLGKVKQSYADHYHLNNETGQCIKTTLSAQEVKAVSPAPDVEAAQSQPLIEQKLLEPAADSVTGTPSLRGVNTVDPGKMEAVSPPVTAASTKDDAPSFKQERAATAEDPPLADMEASMPASAGPAQVPIPAPMTITVPLGKVKQSYADHYHLNRPRGRYVDVFATSELTVQVAPPNMLDLMAPMAIPDLIEDQDETKQCIKTTLSAQEVKAVSPAPDVEAAQSQPLIEQKLLEPAADSVTGTPSLRGVNTVDPGKMEAVSPPVTAASTKDDAPSFKQEETAANAEDPPLADMEAPQLQTLIDPLPVNTPKQPHVGPGSMKTVSPQVKTACTKNDEPSFKRYCRGWLSWIIPRKKEAHLPDDKNKSIFWDESKQKWVDRNEPEEKTKAVPPPPMGPPLMPPRNTGSPTGSGGPSTALPTNGPPVNMFRRIGNKNRYVDIMKPSGDNTKPVESFVSPSMLTLWTPVVKTNIFNPAQVCSGDMVESVTQLCPPLAELSRPPTETETVHDPA, encoded by the exons ATGATGGGAGAAAGCTTGA GATCGAAGGGCATGATGGAAGCAtcccatttttgttttgtggcTGCTCAGATCCAGCTGGGCACACTATATAAAGTGCCATTAAAAGTTGAAATTGACCCTGACCAAAG AACTCCTCTTGTTCTAGAAGCAACGAAGGTTCCACTAGCTTTCAAG AAGGAGGTGACGGCGGCAAAAGCCGAAGATCCTACTCTCGCTGACATGGAGGCTTCAGTGCCTATCTCTGCAGGGCCAGCACAAGTGCCCATCCCAGCACCAATGACCATTACCGTCCCATTCGGAAAAGTGAAGCAGTCATATGCTGACCACTATCATCTGaata ATGAGACTGGACAGTGCATAAAAACGACTCTGTCTGCTCAG GAGGTGAAAgctgtctctcctgctcctgaTGTGGAGGCTGCCCAGTCACAGTCTCTGATAGAGCAGAAGCTTCTGAAACCAGCTGCTGATAGTGTCACTGGCACTCCATCACTCAGAGGAGTGAACACTGTGGATCTTGGCAAGATGAAGGCAGTGAGTCCTCCAGTAACAGCTGCCTTCACTAAGGATGACGCACCATCCTTTAAG CAGGAGATGATGGTGGCAACTGCTGAAGTTCCTCCTCTCGCTGACATGGAGGCTTCAGTGCCCATCTCTGCAGGGCCAGCACAAGTGCCCATCCCAGCACCAATGACCATTACCGTCCCATTGGGAAAAGTGAAGCAGTCATATGCTGACCACTGTCATCTGaata ATGAGACTGGACAGTGCATAAAAACGACTCTGTCTGCTCAG GAGGTGAAGgctgtctctcctgctcctgaTGTGGAGGCTGCTCAATCACAGCCTCTGATAGAGCAGAAGCTTCTGGAACCAGCTGCTGATAGTGTCACTGGCACTCCATCACTCAGAGGAGTGAACACTGTGGATCCTGGCAAGATGGAGGCAGTGAGTCCTCCAGTAACAGCTGCCTCCACTAAGGATGATGCACCATCCTTTAAG CAGGAGGTGACGGTGGCAACTGCTGAAGTTCCTCCTCTCGCTGACATGGAGGCTTCAGTGCCCATCTCTGCAGGGCCAGCACAAGTGCCCATCCCAGCACCAATGACCATTACCGTCCCATTGGGAAAAGTGAAGCAGTCATATGCTGACCACTATCATCTGaata ATGAGACTGGACAGTGCATAAAAACGACTCTGTCTGCTCAG GAGGTGAAGgctgtctctcctgctcctgaTGTGGAGGCTGCTCAGTCACAGCCTCTGATAGAGCAGAAGCTTCTGGAACCAGCTGCTGATAGTGTCACTGGCACTCCATCACTCAGAGGAGTGAACACCGTGGATCCTGGGAAGATGGAGGCAGTGAGTCCTCCAGTAACAGCTGCCTCCACTAAGGATGACGCACCATCCTTTAAG caggagagagcagcAACAGCCGAAGATCCTCCTCTCGCTGACATGGAGGCTTCAATGCCCGCCTCTGCAGGGCCAGCACAAGTGCCCATCCCAGCACCAATGACCATTACCGTCCCATTGGGAAAAGTGAAGCAGTCATATGCTGACCACTATCATCTGaata GGCCCAGGGGGAGGTATGTGGATGTATTTGCAACATCAGAGCTGACAGTGCAAGTCGCCCCACCCAACATGCTGGACCTCATGGCACCAATGGCCATTCCTGACCTCATAGAAGATCAAG ATGAGACTAAGCAGTGCATAAAAACGACTCTGTCTGCTCAG GAGGTGAAGgctgtctctcctgctcctgaTGTGGAGGCTGCTCAATCACAGCCTCTGATAGAGCAGAAGCTTCTGGAACCAGCTGCTGATAGTGTCACTGGCACTCCATCACTCAGAGGAGTGAACACTGTGGATCCTGGCAAGATGGAGGCAGTGAGTCCTCCAGTAACAGCTGCTTCCACCAAGGATGATGCACCATCCTTTAAG CAGGAGGAGACAGCAGCAAATGCCGAAGATCCTCCTCTCGCTGACATGGAGGCTCCACAGTTACAGACTCTCATTGATCCGTTGCCGGTGAATACTCCGAAGCAGCCTCATGTTGGTCCTGGCAGCATGAAGACAGTGAGTCCTCAAGTGAAGACTGCTTGCACCAAGAATGACGAACCATCCTTTAAG AGATATTGTAGGGGCTGGCTCTCGTGGATAATTCCTCGAAAGAAAGAAGCTCATCTCCCTGATGACAAAAACAAATCT ATTTTTTGGGATGAGTCTAAACAAAAATGGGTGGATCGGAATGAACCAGAGGAAAAG ACCAAAGCcgtcccaccaccacccatgggCCCTCCACTGATGCCCCCCAGGAACACAGGCAGTCCAACAGGAAGTGGTGGTCCATCTACTGCACTCCCCACCAATGGACCACCAGTCAACATGTTCCGAAGAATTG GAAATAAGAACCGATATGTTGACATCATGAAACCAAGTGGAGACAACACTAAGCCTGTGGAGTCTTTCGTTTCACCAAGCATGCTGACCCTGTGGACTCCTGTGGTCAAGACAAATATATTCAACCCAGCTCAAG TGTGTTCAGGGGATATGGTTGAAAGCGTTACACAGCTTTGTCCACCTTTGGCTGAGCTCTCAAGACCCCCTACTGAGACTGAG ACTGTGCATGACCCTGCTTAG
- the LOC125303968 gene encoding calphotin-like isoform X6, whose protein sequence is MMGESLRSKGMMEASHFCFVAAQIQLGTLYKVPLKVEIDPDQRTPLVLEATKVPLAFKEVTAAKAEDPTLADMEASVPISAGPAQVPIPAPMTITVPFGKVKQSYADHYHLNNETGQCIKTTLSAQEVKAVSPAPDVEAAQSQPLIEQKLLEPAADSVTGTPSLRGVNTMDPGKMEAVSPPVTAASTKDDAPSFKQEVMVATAEVPPLADMEASVPISAGPAQVPIPAPMTITVPLGKVKQSYADHYHLNRPRGRYVDVFATSELTVQVAPPNMLDLMAPMAIPDLIEHQDETGQCIKTTLSAQEVKAVSPAPDVEAAQSQPLIEQKLLEPAADSVTGTPSLRGVNTVDPGKMEAVSPPVTAASTKDDAPSFKQEVTVATAEVPPLADMEASVPISAGPAQVPIPAPMTITVPLGKVKQSYADHYHLNNETGQCIKTTLSAQEVKAVSPAPDVEAAQSQPLIEQKLLEPAADSVTGTPSLRGVNTVDPGKMEAVSPPVTAASTKDDAPSFKQERAATAEDPPLADMEASMPASAGPAQVPIPAPMTITVPLGKVKQSYADHYHLNRPRGRYVDVFATSELTVQVAPPNMLDLMAPMAIPDLIEDQDETKQCIKTTLSAQEVKAVSPAPDVEAAQSQPLIEQKLLEPAADSVTGTPSLRGVNTVDPGKMEAVSPPVTAASTKDDAPSFKQEETAANAEDPPLADMEAPQLQTLIDPLPVNTPKQPHVGPGSMKTVSPQVKTACTKNDEPSFKRYCRGWLSWIIPRKKEAHLPDDKNKSIFWDESKQKWVDRNEPEEKTKAVPPPPMGPPLMPPRNTGSPTGSGGPSTALPTNGPPVNMFRRIGNKNRYVDIMKPSGDNTKPVESFVSPSMLTLWTPVVKTNIFNPAQVCSGDMVESVTQLCPPLAELSRPPTETETVHDPA, encoded by the exons ATGATGGGAGAAAGCTTGA GATCGAAGGGCATGATGGAAGCAtcccatttttgttttgtggcTGCTCAGATCCAGCTGGGCACACTATATAAAGTGCCATTAAAAGTTGAAATTGACCCTGACCAAAG AACTCCTCTTGTTCTAGAAGCAACGAAGGTTCCACTAGCTTTCAAG GAGGTGACGGCGGCAAAAGCCGAAGATCCTACTCTCGCTGACATGGAGGCTTCAGTGCCTATCTCTGCAGGGCCAGCACAAGTGCCCATCCCAGCACCAATGACCATTACCGTCCCATTCGGAAAAGTGAAGCAGTCATATGCTGACCACTATCATCTGaata ATGAGACTGGACAGTGCATAAAAACGACTCTGTCTGCTCAG GAGGTGAAGgctgtctctcctgctcctgaTGTGGAGGCTGCTCAATCACAGCCTCTGATAGAGCAGAAGCTTCTGGAACCAGCTGCTGATAGTGTCACTGGCACTCCATCACTCAGAGGAGTGAACACCATGGATCCTGGCAAGATGGAGGCAGTGAGTCCTCCAGTAACAGCTGCCTCCACTAAGGATGACGCACCATCCTTTAAG CAGGAGGTGATGGTGGCAACTGCTGAAGTTCCTCCTCTCGCTGACATGGAGGCTTCAGTGCCCATCTCTGCAGGGCCAGCACAAGTGCCCATCCCAGCACCAATGACCATTACCGTCCCATTGGGAAAAGTGAAGCAGTCATATGCTGACCACTATCATCTGaata GGCCCAGGGGGAGGTATGTGGATGTATTTGCAACATCAGAGCTGACAGTGCAAGTCGCCCCACCCAACATGCTGGACCTCATGGCACCAATGGCCATTCCTGACCTCATAGAACATCAAG ATGAGACTGGACAGTGCATAAAAACGACTCTGTCTGCTCAG GAGGTGAAGgctgtctctcctgctcctgaTGTGGAGGCTGCTCAATCACAGCCTCTGATAGAGCAGAAGCTTCTGGAACCAGCTGCTGATAGTGTCACTGGCACTCCATCACTCAGAGGAGTGAACACTGTGGATCCTGGCAAGATGGAGGCAGTGAGTCCTCCAGTAACAGCTGCCTCCACTAAGGATGATGCACCATCCTTTAAG CAGGAGGTGACGGTGGCAACTGCTGAAGTTCCTCCTCTCGCTGACATGGAGGCTTCAGTGCCCATCTCTGCAGGGCCAGCACAAGTGCCCATCCCAGCACCAATGACCATTACCGTCCCATTGGGAAAAGTGAAGCAGTCATATGCTGACCACTATCATCTGaata ATGAGACTGGACAGTGCATAAAAACGACTCTGTCTGCTCAG GAGGTGAAGgctgtctctcctgctcctgaTGTGGAGGCTGCTCAGTCACAGCCTCTGATAGAGCAGAAGCTTCTGGAACCAGCTGCTGATAGTGTCACTGGCACTCCATCACTCAGAGGAGTGAACACCGTGGATCCTGGGAAGATGGAGGCAGTGAGTCCTCCAGTAACAGCTGCCTCCACTAAGGATGACGCACCATCCTTTAAG caggagagagcagcAACAGCCGAAGATCCTCCTCTCGCTGACATGGAGGCTTCAATGCCCGCCTCTGCAGGGCCAGCACAAGTGCCCATCCCAGCACCAATGACCATTACCGTCCCATTGGGAAAAGTGAAGCAGTCATATGCTGACCACTATCATCTGaata GGCCCAGGGGGAGGTATGTGGATGTATTTGCAACATCAGAGCTGACAGTGCAAGTCGCCCCACCCAACATGCTGGACCTCATGGCACCAATGGCCATTCCTGACCTCATAGAAGATCAAG ATGAGACTAAGCAGTGCATAAAAACGACTCTGTCTGCTCAG GAGGTGAAGgctgtctctcctgctcctgaTGTGGAGGCTGCTCAATCACAGCCTCTGATAGAGCAGAAGCTTCTGGAACCAGCTGCTGATAGTGTCACTGGCACTCCATCACTCAGAGGAGTGAACACTGTGGATCCTGGCAAGATGGAGGCAGTGAGTCCTCCAGTAACAGCTGCTTCCACCAAGGATGATGCACCATCCTTTAAG CAGGAGGAGACAGCAGCAAATGCCGAAGATCCTCCTCTCGCTGACATGGAGGCTCCACAGTTACAGACTCTCATTGATCCGTTGCCGGTGAATACTCCGAAGCAGCCTCATGTTGGTCCTGGCAGCATGAAGACAGTGAGTCCTCAAGTGAAGACTGCTTGCACCAAGAATGACGAACCATCCTTTAAG AGATATTGTAGGGGCTGGCTCTCGTGGATAATTCCTCGAAAGAAAGAAGCTCATCTCCCTGATGACAAAAACAAATCT ATTTTTTGGGATGAGTCTAAACAAAAATGGGTGGATCGGAATGAACCAGAGGAAAAG ACCAAAGCcgtcccaccaccacccatgggCCCTCCACTGATGCCCCCCAGGAACACAGGCAGTCCAACAGGAAGTGGTGGTCCATCTACTGCACTCCCCACCAATGGACCACCAGTCAACATGTTCCGAAGAATTG GAAATAAGAACCGATATGTTGACATCATGAAACCAAGTGGAGACAACACTAAGCCTGTGGAGTCTTTCGTTTCACCAAGCATGCTGACCCTGTGGACTCCTGTGGTCAAGACAAATATATTCAACCCAGCTCAAG TGTGTTCAGGGGATATGGTTGAAAGCGTTACACAGCTTTGTCCACCTTTGGCTGAGCTCTCAAGACCCCCTACTGAGACTGAG ACTGTGCATGACCCTGCTTAG
- the LOC125303968 gene encoding calphotin-like isoform X1 gives MMGESLRSKGMMEASHFCFVAAQIQLGTLYKVPLKVEIDPDQRTPLVLEATKVPLAFKKEVTAAKAEDPTLADMEASVPISAGPAQVPIPAPMTITVPFGKVKQSYADHYHLNNETGQCIKTTLSAQEVKAVSPAPDVEAAQSQPLIEQKLLEPAADSVTGTPSLRGVNTMDPGKMEAVSPPVTAASTKDDAPSFKQEVMVATAEVPPLADMEASVPISAGPAQVPIPAPMTITVPLGKVKQSYADHYHLNRPRGRYVDVFATSELTVQVAPPNMLDLMAPMAIPDLIEHQDETGQCIKTTLSAQEVKAVSPAPDVEAAQSQPLIEQKLLEPAADSVTGTPSLRGVNTVDPGKMEAVSPPVTAASTKDDAPSFKQEVTVATAEVPPLADMEASVPISAGPAQVPIPAPMTITVPLGKVKQSYADHYHLNNETGQCIKTTLSAQEVKAVSPAPDVEAAQSQPLIEQKLLEPAADSVTGTPSLRGVNTVDPGKMEAVSPPVTAASTKDDAPSFKQERAATAEDPPLADMEASMPASAGPAQVPIPAPMTITVPLGKVKQSYADHYHLNRPRGRYVDVFATSELTVQVAPPNMLDLMAPMAIPDLIEDQDETKQCIKTTLSAQEVKAVSPAPDVEAAQSQPLIEQKLLEPAADSVTGTPSLRGVNTVDPGKMEAVSPPVTAASTKDDAPSFKQEETAANAEDPPLADMEAPQLQTLIDPLPVNTPKQPHVGPGSMKTVSPQVKTACTKNDEPSFKRYCRGWLSWIIPRKKEAHLPDDKNKSIFWDESKQKWVDRNEPEEKTKAVPPPPMGPPLMPPRNTGSPTGSGGPSTALPTNGPPVNMFRRIGNKNRYVDIMKPSGDNTKPVESFVSPSMLTLWTPVVKTNIFNPAQVCSGDMVESVTQLCPPLAELSRPPTETETVHDPA, from the exons ATGATGGGAGAAAGCTTGA GATCGAAGGGCATGATGGAAGCAtcccatttttgttttgtggcTGCTCAGATCCAGCTGGGCACACTATATAAAGTGCCATTAAAAGTTGAAATTGACCCTGACCAAAG AACTCCTCTTGTTCTAGAAGCAACGAAGGTTCCACTAGCTTTCAAG AAGGAGGTGACGGCGGCAAAAGCCGAAGATCCTACTCTCGCTGACATGGAGGCTTCAGTGCCTATCTCTGCAGGGCCAGCACAAGTGCCCATCCCAGCACCAATGACCATTACCGTCCCATTCGGAAAAGTGAAGCAGTCATATGCTGACCACTATCATCTGaata ATGAGACTGGACAGTGCATAAAAACGACTCTGTCTGCTCAG GAGGTGAAGgctgtctctcctgctcctgaTGTGGAGGCTGCTCAATCACAGCCTCTGATAGAGCAGAAGCTTCTGGAACCAGCTGCTGATAGTGTCACTGGCACTCCATCACTCAGAGGAGTGAACACCATGGATCCTGGCAAGATGGAGGCAGTGAGTCCTCCAGTAACAGCTGCCTCCACTAAGGATGACGCACCATCCTTTAAG CAGGAGGTGATGGTGGCAACTGCTGAAGTTCCTCCTCTCGCTGACATGGAGGCTTCAGTGCCCATCTCTGCAGGGCCAGCACAAGTGCCCATCCCAGCACCAATGACCATTACCGTCCCATTGGGAAAAGTGAAGCAGTCATATGCTGACCACTATCATCTGaata GGCCCAGGGGGAGGTATGTGGATGTATTTGCAACATCAGAGCTGACAGTGCAAGTCGCCCCACCCAACATGCTGGACCTCATGGCACCAATGGCCATTCCTGACCTCATAGAACATCAAG ATGAGACTGGACAGTGCATAAAAACGACTCTGTCTGCTCAG GAGGTGAAGgctgtctctcctgctcctgaTGTGGAGGCTGCTCAATCACAGCCTCTGATAGAGCAGAAGCTTCTGGAACCAGCTGCTGATAGTGTCACTGGCACTCCATCACTCAGAGGAGTGAACACTGTGGATCCTGGCAAGATGGAGGCAGTGAGTCCTCCAGTAACAGCTGCCTCCACTAAGGATGATGCACCATCCTTTAAG CAGGAGGTGACGGTGGCAACTGCTGAAGTTCCTCCTCTCGCTGACATGGAGGCTTCAGTGCCCATCTCTGCAGGGCCAGCACAAGTGCCCATCCCAGCACCAATGACCATTACCGTCCCATTGGGAAAAGTGAAGCAGTCATATGCTGACCACTATCATCTGaata ATGAGACTGGACAGTGCATAAAAACGACTCTGTCTGCTCAG GAGGTGAAGgctgtctctcctgctcctgaTGTGGAGGCTGCTCAGTCACAGCCTCTGATAGAGCAGAAGCTTCTGGAACCAGCTGCTGATAGTGTCACTGGCACTCCATCACTCAGAGGAGTGAACACCGTGGATCCTGGGAAGATGGAGGCAGTGAGTCCTCCAGTAACAGCTGCCTCCACTAAGGATGACGCACCATCCTTTAAG caggagagagcagcAACAGCCGAAGATCCTCCTCTCGCTGACATGGAGGCTTCAATGCCCGCCTCTGCAGGGCCAGCACAAGTGCCCATCCCAGCACCAATGACCATTACCGTCCCATTGGGAAAAGTGAAGCAGTCATATGCTGACCACTATCATCTGaata GGCCCAGGGGGAGGTATGTGGATGTATTTGCAACATCAGAGCTGACAGTGCAAGTCGCCCCACCCAACATGCTGGACCTCATGGCACCAATGGCCATTCCTGACCTCATAGAAGATCAAG ATGAGACTAAGCAGTGCATAAAAACGACTCTGTCTGCTCAG GAGGTGAAGgctgtctctcctgctcctgaTGTGGAGGCTGCTCAATCACAGCCTCTGATAGAGCAGAAGCTTCTGGAACCAGCTGCTGATAGTGTCACTGGCACTCCATCACTCAGAGGAGTGAACACTGTGGATCCTGGCAAGATGGAGGCAGTGAGTCCTCCAGTAACAGCTGCTTCCACCAAGGATGATGCACCATCCTTTAAG CAGGAGGAGACAGCAGCAAATGCCGAAGATCCTCCTCTCGCTGACATGGAGGCTCCACAGTTACAGACTCTCATTGATCCGTTGCCGGTGAATACTCCGAAGCAGCCTCATGTTGGTCCTGGCAGCATGAAGACAGTGAGTCCTCAAGTGAAGACTGCTTGCACCAAGAATGACGAACCATCCTTTAAG AGATATTGTAGGGGCTGGCTCTCGTGGATAATTCCTCGAAAGAAAGAAGCTCATCTCCCTGATGACAAAAACAAATCT ATTTTTTGGGATGAGTCTAAACAAAAATGGGTGGATCGGAATGAACCAGAGGAAAAG ACCAAAGCcgtcccaccaccacccatgggCCCTCCACTGATGCCCCCCAGGAACACAGGCAGTCCAACAGGAAGTGGTGGTCCATCTACTGCACTCCCCACCAATGGACCACCAGTCAACATGTTCCGAAGAATTG GAAATAAGAACCGATATGTTGACATCATGAAACCAAGTGGAGACAACACTAAGCCTGTGGAGTCTTTCGTTTCACCAAGCATGCTGACCCTGTGGACTCCTGTGGTCAAGACAAATATATTCAACCCAGCTCAAG TGTGTTCAGGGGATATGGTTGAAAGCGTTACACAGCTTTGTCCACCTTTGGCTGAGCTCTCAAGACCCCCTACTGAGACTGAG ACTGTGCATGACCCTGCTTAG